A single genomic interval of Bos taurus isolate L1 Dominette 01449 registration number 42190680 breed Hereford chromosome 6, ARS-UCD2.0, whole genome shotgun sequence harbors:
- the LOC107132585 gene encoding small ubiquitin-related modifier 1-like translates to MTGQEAKTSTEDLVGKEGNSKSCQDSSDIHFKGKMTTHLKKLKESFYQRQDIPMNSLRLLFEGQRIADNHAPKGLGIKEGMIEVYQEHTGGHSTI, encoded by the exons ATGACTGGCCAGGAGGCAAAAACTTCAACGGAAGACTTAGTGGGG aaggaaggaaactcAAAGTCATGTCAGGATAGCAGTGACATTCACTTCAAAGGGAAAATGACGACACATCTCAAGAAACTCAAAGAATCATTCTACCAAAGACAGGACATTCCCATGAATTCACTCAGGCTTCTCTTTGAGGGTCAGAGAATTGCTGATAATCACGCTCCGAAAGGACTGGGAATCAAGGAAGGTATGATTGAAGTTTATCAGGAGCACACAGGGGGTCATTCAACCATTtag